One genomic region from Bacillus aquiflavi encodes:
- a CDS encoding condensation domain-containing protein produces MINDPSFSVDRSCETLRLVVLGGEKMNPTDVETFYQYYPNHVVMNHYGPTEATIGSVYQVIDSHHLASFNECPVIGRPIQNMRAYVVDKQMNLVPEGVYGELCLAGEGIASGYLNRANLTEKKFVQNPFEPHEKMYRTGDLVRRLSDGRIEFAGRIDSQVKIRGYRIELEEIKNQLVKHEQIQEAFVIDREGKNGSKHLCAYITSRKELSFDELRAYLTEEVPDYMIPSYFVRMEQIPLTPNGKVDRKALPEPDVSTGVDYVEPRNQVEEKLAQVWEDILEVEPIGITHNFFSLPLGGDSIKALQIISQLSREGIALEMKDLFTYPEIRLLSSYVKTETINQPSYDIETGEVFLTPIQKAYFIGGKEDLNHYNHAIMLYRKDGFCAEMVQEVLEEMMKHHDALRMIYQEEKDEVLPYNRGVEENQFGFYVYDLSKEDDLDEKVHELATRLQKKLDITEGPLMNAALFQTDKGDHLLLIIHHLVVDGISWRIILEDLALGYSQLVKGEKITFYPKTTSYKEYASQLHEYAKSEKLLKEKSYWLDVLKEKVDFLETKETVESFKYEDSQTFSTVLEKEETRQLLRETNKAYHTEINDLLITALLMAACRVTGENRMRFSMEGHGREQIIAGIDMSRTVGWFTTKYPVFIDLGNEHDLSMVIKMVKESLRRIPHKGIGYGILKYLTEDKDLWNGEQPPILFNYLGQMDKELNNTVFSSSWLPTGESIGGKRTRENAMEINAVVLGGRLMIDTTYNTTVYSEDVVKEFMEVYKESLHTVIDHCVSKERAEKTPV; encoded by the coding sequence ATGATCAATGACCCAAGCTTCTCAGTTGATCGGAGCTGTGAAACCTTGCGGTTGGTCGTACTGGGCGGCGAGAAAATGAACCCAACAGACGTTGAAACGTTTTATCAATATTATCCGAACCATGTAGTGATGAACCACTATGGACCTACAGAAGCGACAATCGGTTCGGTCTATCAGGTGATTGATTCTCATCATCTCGCTTCCTTCAACGAATGCCCAGTAATAGGCAGACCGATTCAAAATATGAGGGCATACGTAGTGGACAAGCAAATGAATCTCGTTCCAGAAGGTGTGTACGGAGAATTGTGCCTAGCAGGGGAAGGAATAGCCAGCGGCTATTTAAACCGGGCGAACTTGACAGAAAAAAAGTTTGTTCAAAATCCGTTTGAACCGCATGAAAAAATGTATCGAACAGGAGATCTTGTTCGAAGACTATCGGATGGCCGAATCGAGTTTGCGGGCCGAATCGACAGCCAAGTAAAAATAAGAGGATATCGAATCGAACTGGAAGAAATCAAAAATCAGCTCGTTAAACATGAACAAATCCAAGAAGCATTTGTCATCGACCGGGAAGGGAAGAATGGCAGTAAGCACTTGTGTGCATATATTACATCCCGGAAGGAACTGTCGTTTGACGAATTAAGAGCGTATCTAACAGAAGAAGTACCAGATTACATGATTCCGTCTTATTTCGTTCGGATGGAACAGATCCCGTTGACGCCAAATGGAAAGGTAGACCGAAAGGCCTTGCCGGAGCCAGATGTGAGTACAGGAGTAGACTATGTAGAGCCAAGAAATCAAGTAGAAGAAAAACTCGCGCAAGTATGGGAGGACATATTAGAAGTCGAGCCAATCGGGATTACTCATAACTTCTTTTCTTTGCCTCTGGGGGGAGACTCGATCAAAGCTTTACAAATTATCTCCCAATTATCAAGAGAAGGCATCGCTTTAGAGATGAAAGATTTATTTACTTACCCAGAGATTAGGCTTTTAAGTAGCTATGTCAAAACAGAAACAATCAACCAACCATCGTATGACATCGAAACAGGAGAAGTTTTCCTTACTCCAATTCAAAAGGCGTATTTTATAGGAGGGAAAGAAGACTTAAACCATTATAATCATGCCATCATGTTGTACCGAAAAGACGGATTCTGTGCGGAGATGGTTCAGGAAGTTCTTGAAGAAATGATGAAGCATCATGATGCCTTAAGAATGATCTATCAAGAAGAGAAGGATGAGGTGCTTCCATATAATCGAGGAGTAGAAGAAAATCAGTTTGGCTTTTATGTGTATGATCTTTCGAAAGAGGACGATCTTGATGAGAAAGTTCATGAACTTGCGACTAGATTACAAAAAAAGCTCGATATAACAGAAGGTCCTCTTATGAATGCGGCTCTGTTTCAAACGGATAAAGGCGATCACCTGTTGCTTATCATCCATCACCTCGTAGTAGATGGAATCTCTTGGAGAATTATATTAGAAGATTTAGCACTCGGATATAGTCAATTAGTGAAAGGTGAAAAAATAACGTTTTATCCAAAAACGACTTCTTATAAAGAATATGCTTCTCAGCTCCATGAGTACGCTAAAAGTGAAAAGCTGCTTAAAGAAAAGAGCTATTGGTTGGATGTATTAAAGGAAAAAGTAGATTTTCTAGAAACGAAAGAGACTGTCGAATCATTTAAATACGAAGATAGTCAGACCTTTAGTACAGTTCTTGAAAAAGAAGAAACAAGACAGCTGTTAAGGGAAACAAACAAAGCATATCATACCGAGATCAACGATCTCTTAATTACGGCTCTTTTAATGGCCGCATGCCGTGTAACAGGTGAAAATCGAATGAGATTTAGCATGGAAGGTCACGGAAGAGAACAGATCATCGCAGGAATAGATATGAGTCGAACAGTCGGATGGTTTACGACTAAATATCCTGTATTCATTGACTTAGGAAATGAACATGATCTGTCAATGGTCATTAAAATGGTCAAGGAATCTTTAAGAAGAATTCCTCATAAAGGGATCGGCTACGGGATATTAAAGTATTTGACTGAAGACAAAGACTTATGGAATGGAGAACAGCCGCCTATCTTATTTAATTATTTAGGTCAAATGGATAAAGAACTCAATAACACCGTCTTTTCTTCTTCATGGCTCCCGACAGGAGAATCGATTGGCGGCAAACGCACAAGAGAAAATGCCATGGAAATAAATGCGGTTGTCTTAGGCGGACGATTAATGATCGATACGACCTATAATACAACAGTCTATAGCGAAGACGTTGTCAAGGAATTTATGGAGGTATACAAAGAATCCCTTCACACCGTGATTGATCATTGTGTCTCTAAAGAAAGGGCTGAAAAAACGCCAGTTTGA